One window from the genome of Carnobacteriaceae bacterium zg-84 encodes:
- the rplF gene encoding 50S ribosomal protein L6, producing the protein MSRIGNKPVVIPSGVTVTKNGQEVTVKGPKGELTCTFSPIIEINVGEAEVTFTRPNDEKESRSLHGTTRAVFNNMVVGVTEGFAKELELIGVGYRAQLQGTKLVLNVGYSHPVEFTPEDGITVEVPSNTKVIVRGISKEKVGALAANIRDVRPPEPYKGKGIRYVNEFVRRKEGKTGK; encoded by the coding sequence ATGAGTCGTATTGGTAATAAACCAGTTGTGATTCCAAGTGGCGTAACCGTTACTAAAAATGGTCAAGAAGTAACAGTAAAAGGGCCTAAAGGTGAATTAACTTGTACATTTTCACCAATCATTGAAATCAATGTAGGTGAAGCAGAAGTAACATTCACTCGTCCTAATGATGAAAAAGAAAGTCGTTCATTACACGGAACAACACGTGCTGTATTTAATAACATGGTTGTTGGTGTAACAGAAGGCTTTGCGAAAGAGTTAGAACTAATTGGGGTTGGGTACCGTGCTCAATTACAAGGGACAAAACTTGTATTAAACGTTGGTTACTCACATCCAGTTGAATTTACTCCAGAAGATGGTATTACTGTTGAAGTACCTTCAAATACAAAAGTTATCGTACGTGGTATTAGTAAAGAGAAAGTTGGCGCTTTAGCAGCTAACATCCGTGACGTACGTCCACCAGAACCATATAAAGGTAAAGGTATTCGTTACGTTAACGAATTTGTACGTCGTAAAGAAGGTAAAACAGGTAAATAA
- the infA gene encoding translation initiation factor IF-1, producing the protein MAKDDVIEIEGTVVETLPNAMFKVELENGHIVLAHVSGKIRMHYIRILPGDKVTVELSPYDLTRGRITYRFK; encoded by the coding sequence GTGGCGAAAGACGATGTGATTGAAATTGAAGGAACAGTCGTTGAGACTTTGCCAAATGCAATGTTTAAAGTCGAACTTGAAAACGGTCATATTGTATTGGCGCATGTTTCTGGTAAAATAAGAATGCATTACATCCGTATATTACCCGGAGATAAAGTAACTGTTGAGTTATCACCGTATGATTTAACTCGTGGCAGAATTACTTATCGCTTTAAATAA
- the rplR gene encoding 50S ribosomal protein L18 — protein MITKPDKNKMRQARHARVRNKISGTAECPRLNVFRSNKHIYAQLIDDVAGVTLASASTLDKEVSKATKSEEAVSVGKLIAQRAAEKNIKQVVFDRGGYLYHGRVKALAEAARENGLEF, from the coding sequence GTGATTACAAAACCAGATAAAAATAAAATGCGCCAAGCTCGTCATGCGCGTGTAAGAAACAAAATTTCTGGTACTGCTGAGTGCCCACGCTTGAACGTTTTCCGTTCTAATAAACACATCTACGCTCAATTAATTGATGACGTAGCGGGTGTGACGCTAGCAAGTGCCTCAACTTTAGATAAAGAAGTGTCAAAAGCTACAAAATCTGAAGAAGCAGTTTCAGTTGGTAAACTAATTGCTCAAAGAGCTGCTGAAAAAAATATTAAGCAAGTAGTCTTCGACCGTGGTGGTTATCTATACCATGGCCGCGTTAAAGCTTTAGCTGAAGCTGCACGCGAAAATGGACTAGAATTTTAA
- a CDS encoding SLC13 family permease produces the protein MVKHIKWVPLSIILTVSALIAYVNPLNMTLEQSLLFSSLICSAALWATEAVHKSLACLFFLIMVAIFGKTNMVDMISFVWSDTNILIMTTMLLSVGIMNTGIVHQYVEKIFKKSATNKIALLSVPYLFGLLFVFLVPQAFARVIIIGTILNGLLVAKTPQEERAKQAIIFNGFIGVVMTYMFFNNGDIVLNQAALTFAGEHVKQRLTFEHWFALMSVPTLIASIVTIVTVYIVFKNDLSYFHLGMIAPTKQNEKQIPKRNQSIVLLTMVAIIFCWMTYRWHSIPAFIPAVAGVLVMYGGRVISIKDLKAINPHFVLFLMTVFSIGKVLGQSGITAVIFQTLKQFIPVEQSNIYLLMIALLVMVLHLCIGSSVATMSVVLPILLPLTQEVGYRPEIITLMTYIIVNIHFLLPFHQATVMIGTAKQYYSEKYMLRFGMAMTVVTFILLAFVYMIWWKIVHIL, from the coding sequence ATGGTAAAACACATAAAATGGGTGCCGTTAAGCATTATTCTCACGGTATCGGCATTGATTGCTTACGTTAACCCTTTAAATATGACACTAGAACAAAGTCTTTTATTTTCTAGTTTGATATGTTCTGCTGCTCTTTGGGCAACGGAGGCAGTACATAAAAGTTTAGCATGTCTATTTTTTTTGATTATGGTCGCTATATTCGGAAAAACAAATATGGTTGATATGATTAGTTTTGTATGGTCAGATACGAATATCTTGATTATGACGACAATGCTTTTATCAGTAGGTATAATGAATACTGGTATTGTGCATCAATATGTTGAAAAGATTTTTAAGAAAAGTGCAACGAATAAGATTGCACTGCTTAGTGTACCGTATTTATTCGGGCTACTATTTGTATTTCTTGTTCCCCAAGCATTTGCGAGAGTGATTATCATTGGAACAATTTTGAATGGATTACTTGTGGCAAAAACACCACAGGAAGAACGAGCGAAACAAGCTATTATTTTTAACGGATTTATCGGTGTTGTTATGACGTATATGTTTTTTAACAATGGTGATATTGTACTTAACCAAGCAGCACTGACGTTTGCCGGAGAGCATGTCAAGCAACGACTGACATTTGAGCATTGGTTTGCATTGATGTCAGTTCCAACACTAATAGCGTCTATTGTAACGATTGTGACTGTCTATATCGTGTTTAAAAATGACTTATCTTATTTCCATTTAGGTATGATTGCACCAACAAAGCAAAATGAAAAACAAATACCAAAAAGAAATCAATCCATTGTTTTATTGACAATGGTGGCGATTATTTTTTGTTGGATGACGTATAGATGGCACTCTATTCCTGCATTTATTCCAGCTGTAGCAGGCGTTTTGGTAATGTATGGGGGACGTGTTATTAGTATAAAAGATTTAAAAGCGATAAATCCACATTTTGTGTTATTTTTAATGACCGTATTTAGTATTGGAAAAGTACTAGGACAAAGTGGCATTACGGCTGTTATTTTTCAAACATTGAAGCAGTTTATTCCAGTTGAACAGTCTAATATATACTTGTTAATGATTGCTTTACTTGTCATGGTTTTACATTTGTGTATTGGTTCATCTGTGGCAACAATGTCGGTAGTACTACCAATTCTATTACCACTTACACAAGAAGTAGGGTATCGACCTGAAATCATAACATTGATGACGTATATTATTGTCAATATTCATTTCTTATTACCATTTCATCAAGCAACGGTCATGATTGGAACGGCAAAGCAATACTATTCTGAAAAGTATATGCTACGTTTTGGAATGGCGATGACAGTCGTGACATTTATTTTACTGGCATTTGTTTATATGATATGGTGGAAAATAGTGCATATTTTATAA
- the rplE gene encoding 50S ribosomal protein L5, whose amino-acid sequence MNRLQEKYVKEIIPSLVEKFNYASVMQAPKVEKIVINMGVGDAVSNAKNLEKAVDELTLISGQKPVITKAKKSIAGFRLREGMPIGAKVTLRGERMYDFLDKLVTVSLPRVRDFRGVSKKSFDGRGNYTLGVKEQLIFPEVDYDKVDKVRGMDIVIVTTAKTDEESRELLTQLGMPFQK is encoded by the coding sequence ATGAATCGTTTACAAGAAAAATATGTGAAGGAAATTATCCCTTCATTAGTAGAAAAATTCAATTATGCATCTGTGATGCAAGCACCAAAAGTTGAGAAAATTGTTATCAACATGGGTGTTGGTGATGCAGTATCTAATGCTAAAAACTTAGAAAAAGCTGTTGATGAATTGACATTGATTTCAGGACAAAAACCTGTCATTACAAAAGCTAAAAAATCTATCGCTGGATTCCGCTTACGTGAAGGAATGCCAATCGGAGCAAAAGTGACTTTACGTGGCGAAAGAATGTATGATTTCTTAGACAAATTAGTAACAGTTTCATTACCTCGTGTGCGTGACTTCCGCGGTGTAAGTAAAAAATCATTTGACGGTCGTGGAAACTACACATTAGGTGTTAAAGAACAATTAATCTTCCCAGAGGTTGATTATGATAAAGTTGATAAAGTACGTGGTATGGATATCGTTATCGTAACAACAGCTAAAACGGATGAAGAATCAAGAGAATTATTAACTCAATTAGGAATGCCATTCCAAAAATAA
- a CDS encoding type Z 30S ribosomal protein S14, producing the protein MAKKSMVAKNKRPKKFAVQEYTRCERCGRPHSVYRKFKLCRICFRELAYKGQIPGVKKASW; encoded by the coding sequence GTGGCTAAAAAATCAATGGTTGCAAAAAACAAACGTCCTAAAAAATTCGCAGTTCAAGAATATACTCGTTGCGAACGTTGCGGACGTCCACACTCTGTTTATCGCAAATTTAAACTTTGCCGTATTTGCTTCCGCGAACTTGCTTATAAAGGGCAAATTCCTGGAGTGAAGAAAGCTAGTTGGTAA
- the rpsK gene encoding 30S ribosomal protein S11, whose product MAKKVTRKRRVKKNIETGIAHIRSTFNNTIVMITDVHGNAVAWSSAGALGFKGSKKSTPFAAQMAAESAAKGSMEHGMKTVEVSVKGPGSGRESAIRSLQAAGLEITAIRDVTPIPHNGCRPPKRRRV is encoded by the coding sequence ATGGCAAAAAAAGTGACACGTAAACGTCGTGTGAAAAAAAATATTGAGACAGGTATTGCACATATCCGTTCAACATTCAATAATACAATTGTTATGATTACTGATGTTCATGGTAATGCAGTAGCATGGTCATCAGCAGGTGCTTTAGGATTTAAAGGTTCTAAAAAATCAACACCATTTGCTGCTCAAATGGCTGCTGAATCTGCTGCTAAAGGCTCAATGGAACACGGTATGAAAACAGTGGAAGTATCTGTTAAAGGACCAGGTTCAGGTCGTGAATCAGCTATTCGCTCATTACAAGCAGCAGGTTTAGAAATCACAGCAATTCGTGACGTAACACCTATTCCACATAATGGATGTCGTCCTCCAAAACGTCGTCGTGTATAG
- the rpsH gene encoding 30S ribosomal protein S8, translating to MVMTDPIADFLTRIRNANMVRHAVLEAPASRMKKDIATILKNEGFIKDFEIIEDDKQGVIRVFLKYGQNNERVITGLKRISKPGLRVYAKTNEVPKVLNGLGIAILSTSEGVITDKVARQKNVGGEVLAYVW from the coding sequence ATGGTTATGACAGATCCGATTGCAGATTTTCTAACACGTATTCGTAATGCGAACATGGTTCGTCACGCGGTACTAGAAGCACCTGCATCAAGAATGAAAAAAGATATCGCAACAATCTTAAAAAACGAAGGTTTCATTAAAGATTTTGAAATTATTGAAGATGACAAACAAGGCGTTATCCGTGTATTCTTAAAATATGGTCAAAATAACGAGCGCGTTATTACTGGTTTAAAACGTATTTCAAAACCAGGTTTACGTGTTTATGCTAAAACAAATGAAGTACCTAAAGTATTAAATGGTTTAGGTATTGCAATTCTTTCAACTTCTGAAGGTGTTATCACTGATAAAGTTGCAAGACAAAAAAATGTAGGTGGCGAAGTCTTAGCATACGTTTGGTAA
- the rpsE gene encoding 30S ribosomal protein S5 — MVFIDPTKLELEERVVAINRVTKVVKGGRRLRFAALVVVGDKNGHVGFGTGKAQEVPEAIRKAIEDAKKNLIEVPVVGSTIPHEVIGRFCGGNVLLKPAPAGSGVAAGGPVRAVVELAGVADITSKSLGSNTPINMVRATVEGLKQLKRAEEVAKLRGKSVEEL, encoded by the coding sequence ATGGTTTTTATTGACCCAACAAAATTAGAATTAGAAGAACGTGTTGTTGCTATTAACCGTGTTACTAAAGTTGTAAAAGGTGGACGTCGTTTACGTTTTGCTGCGTTAGTTGTTGTTGGTGACAAAAATGGTCACGTAGGATTTGGTACAGGTAAAGCTCAAGAAGTACCTGAAGCTATCCGTAAAGCTATCGAAGACGCTAAGAAAAACTTGATTGAAGTACCAGTTGTTGGTTCTACAATCCCACACGAAGTAATTGGTCGTTTCTGTGGCGGTAATGTATTGTTAAAACCAGCTCCAGCCGGTTCAGGAGTTGCAGCGGGTGGTCCTGTTCGTGCCGTTGTTGAATTAGCAGGTGTTGCTGATATTACAAGTAAATCTTTAGGATCAAACACACCAATTAACATGGTACGTGCAACAGTAGAAGGATTAAAACAATTAAAACGTGCTGAAGAAGTTGCTAAATTACGTGGCAAATCAGTAGAAGAATTGTAA
- a CDS encoding adenylate kinase yields MNIILMGLPGAGKGTQAEKIVDTYHFPHISTGDMFRAAIKNGTPLGLQAKSFMDKGELVPDEVTNGIVKERLAQSDTVNGFLLDGFPRTVNQAQALDAILLELGKQVDAVINIDVNPEVLKARLTGRIICRDCGATYHTLNNPPKVEGTCDRCGNHDFYQREDDKPETVENRIQVNLKQTKPLLDYYQEKNVLFNVNGEEDINIVFDNVRKIIEK; encoded by the coding sequence ATGAATATTATCTTAATGGGATTACCTGGTGCTGGAAAAGGAACACAGGCTGAAAAAATTGTCGATACCTATCATTTTCCACACATTTCAACAGGAGATATGTTTAGAGCGGCGATAAAAAACGGTACACCATTAGGTCTACAAGCAAAATCTTTTATGGATAAAGGCGAATTAGTACCTGATGAAGTGACAAATGGTATTGTCAAAGAAAGATTGGCACAATCTGATACTGTTAACGGATTTTTATTAGATGGATTTCCTCGTACAGTGAACCAAGCACAAGCATTAGATGCGATATTATTAGAGCTTGGAAAACAAGTAGATGCAGTCATTAATATTGATGTAAATCCAGAAGTTTTAAAAGCACGTTTAACAGGAAGAATTATTTGTCGTGATTGTGGTGCAACATACCATACATTAAATAATCCACCAAAAGTGGAAGGAACATGTGATCGTTGTGGAAATCATGATTTCTATCAACGTGAAGACGATAAACCTGAAACGGTTGAAAATCGTATTCAAGTTAATTTAAAACAAACAAAACCTTTGTTGGATTATTATCAAGAAAAAAATGTTCTTTTCAATGTGAATGGTGAAGAAGACATCAATATAGTTTTTGATAATGTCCGTAAAATTATTGAAAAATAG
- the rpmJ gene encoding 50S ribosomal protein L36, translating into MKVRASVKPICEKCKVIKRNGRVMVICENPKHKQRQG; encoded by the coding sequence ATGAAAGTTAGAGCTTCAGTTAAACCAATCTGCGAAAAATGTAAAGTTATTAAACGCAATGGTCGTGTGATGGTAATTTGTGAAAATCCAAAACACAAACAACGTCAAGGATAA
- the folP gene encoding dihydropteroate synthase, with protein MERQFYYREDTLDCKETVLCGIINVTPDSFSDGGKYFGVELAVQRAKELIAQGAKMLDIGGESTRPGSTYVDIQEEINRVVPVVKAIKSFSDIPISVDTWKSEVAQAAIDAGVDIINDITGLLGDKNMAKVIGNSDVGFIAMFNPVIARPHHESSKIFPKFTKEDVFTEKEQFTFDSMPIHDVMSYYFKKVLSIAQKNGISKNRMMLDVGIGFGLTKRENFMLLNHLSDIHQLGCCAFLGVSRKRFITTLLEENHFDVDMSSEKGVDNRDEASAVLTALAAVQGVEVLRVHTIPKHLMAIKIADAVRMVEQVEDENLKAYQ; from the coding sequence ATGGAAAGACAATTTTACTATAGAGAGGATACATTAGATTGTAAAGAAACAGTTCTATGTGGCATTATCAATGTGACACCGGATTCTTTTTCTGATGGTGGGAAGTATTTTGGTGTTGAGTTAGCGGTACAAAGAGCAAAAGAATTGATTGCTCAAGGGGCAAAAATGTTAGATATTGGTGGGGAGTCCACTAGACCGGGAAGTACCTATGTGGACATACAAGAAGAAATAAATCGTGTTGTCCCCGTTGTTAAAGCGATAAAATCTTTTAGTGATATTCCTATTTCAGTAGACACATGGAAATCTGAAGTAGCTCAAGCGGCTATTGATGCAGGTGTAGATATTATTAATGATATTACTGGTTTATTAGGTGATAAGAATATGGCAAAGGTCATTGGTAATTCTGATGTAGGATTTATTGCGATGTTTAATCCTGTTATTGCTAGACCTCACCATGAAAGTTCAAAAATTTTTCCAAAATTTACAAAGGAAGATGTGTTTACTGAGAAAGAGCAATTCACATTTGATAGTATGCCAATTCATGATGTGATGTCATATTATTTTAAAAAAGTGTTATCTATTGCACAAAAAAATGGTATTTCAAAAAACAGAATGATGTTAGATGTGGGAATTGGTTTTGGGTTAACGAAACGTGAGAATTTTATGTTGTTAAATCATTTAAGTGATATACATCAATTAGGGTGTTGTGCTTTTTTAGGTGTTTCTAGAAAAAGATTTATTACGACATTATTAGAAGAAAATCATTTTGATGTGGATATGTCATCTGAAAAAGGTGTGGATAATAGAGATGAGGCATCTGCTGTTTTAACGGCATTAGCAGCCGTTCAAGGTGTTGAAGTGTTACGTGTTCATACGATACCGAAACACCTTATGGCAATAAAAATTGCAGATGCTGTACGCATGGTTGAACAAGTAGAAGATGAAAATTTGAAGGCTTATCAATAA
- the rplQ gene encoding 50S ribosomal protein L17, which translates to MAYRKLGRNSAQRKAMLRDLTTDLLINERIVTTEARAKEIRSTAEKMITLGKRGTLHTRRQAAAFLRNEVASVREEEGTIVVESVLQKLFNDLASRYSERQGGYTRILKTETRRGDGASMVIIELV; encoded by the coding sequence ATGGCTTACCGTAAATTAGGACGTAATAGTGCACAAAGAAAAGCAATGTTACGTGATTTGACAACTGACTTATTGATAAATGAACGTATTGTAACAACAGAAGCACGTGCGAAAGAAATTCGCTCAACAGCAGAAAAAATGATTACTTTAGGTAAACGTGGTACATTACACACACGTCGCCAAGCTGCAGCGTTTTTACGTAATGAAGTAGCATCTGTACGTGAAGAAGAAGGTACAATTGTTGTTGAATCAGTATTACAAAAATTATTCAATGACTTAGCAAGTCGTTACAGTGAACGTCAAGGTGGCTACACACGTATTTTGAAAACTGAAACACGTCGTGGCGATGGCGCTTCAATGGTAATTATTGAATTGGTTTAA
- the secY gene encoding preprotein translocase subunit SecY gives MFSLLKSAFQVKDVRNRIFYTFMILVIFRIGAHITVPGVNAAALSTLSESGNSLFSILNTFGGGALRQYSIFALGVSPYITASIIVQLLQMDIIPRFTEWAKQGEVGRRKLNKATVYFTIVLGFIQAIGVSFGFNALTGYGLVRDTSMGGYMLIALILTTGTMLVMWLGEQITQKGVGNGVSMIIFAGIVAQLPAQLYTLFMKYLASDAQPLWINISIVVGIIVLILAMIMFVIFMEQAKRKISVQYSKRANGASQMAYLPLKINSAGVIPVIFASSFLLIPATILNLFAATYKGEAWFVLLNNAFNYRTVLGATVYITLIVLFTFFYAFVQVNPEKVAENLQKQGGYIISVRPGKGTENYISKLLMRLSTVGAVYLALIAAIPNFASVFIPGWPPNLALLGTNLLIIIGVILETTKQIQGKLIKRKYHGFIQ, from the coding sequence ATGTTCTCATTATTGAAATCTGCATTCCAAGTAAAAGATGTCCGTAATAGAATATTTTACACTTTTATGATTCTTGTCATTTTCCGTATAGGAGCACATATTACTGTTCCTGGCGTTAATGCAGCAGCATTATCAACTTTATCGGAAAGTGGAAATAGTTTATTTAGTATTTTAAATACATTTGGTGGAGGCGCATTAAGACAATACTCAATCTTTGCATTGGGTGTTTCTCCATATATTACGGCCTCTATCATTGTGCAGTTATTACAAATGGATATCATTCCAAGATTTACTGAATGGGCAAAACAAGGTGAGGTTGGTCGTCGTAAATTAAATAAAGCGACTGTTTATTTCACAATTGTTTTAGGGTTTATTCAAGCAATCGGTGTATCTTTTGGTTTTAACGCATTAACAGGATATGGTTTAGTACGCGATACTTCTATGGGTGGTTATATGCTTATTGCTCTCATTTTAACAACAGGTACAATGCTTGTAATGTGGTTAGGTGAGCAAATCACACAAAAAGGTGTCGGTAATGGTGTGTCTATGATTATTTTTGCAGGGATTGTTGCACAGTTGCCTGCTCAATTATACACACTCTTCATGAAATACTTAGCTAGTGATGCACAGCCATTATGGATTAACATATCTATTGTGGTAGGTATTATTGTATTGATATTAGCAATGATTATGTTTGTTATCTTTATGGAACAAGCAAAACGCAAAATATCTGTACAATATTCAAAACGTGCTAATGGCGCAAGTCAAATGGCATATTTACCATTAAAAATTAACTCAGCCGGTGTGATTCCTGTTATTTTTGCAAGTTCATTCTTATTGATACCTGCAACAATTTTAAACCTTTTTGCAGCAACATATAAAGGTGAAGCATGGTTTGTCCTATTAAACAATGCGTTTAATTATCGTACTGTTCTAGGAGCAACGGTTTATATTACATTGATTGTATTATTTACGTTCTTCTACGCGTTTGTGCAAGTAAATCCTGAAAAAGTGGCTGAAAACTTGCAAAAACAAGGTGGATACATTATTAGTGTTAGACCGGGGAAAGGTACAGAAAATTATATTTCTAAATTGTTAATGAGATTAAGTACAGTTGGTGCTGTTTATTTAGCATTGATTGCGGCAATCCCAAATTTTGCGTCTGTATTTATTCCAGGTTGGCCGCCTAATTTAGCGTTACTTGGTACAAACTTACTAATCATTATCGGTGTTATTTTAGAAACAACGAAACAAATTCAAGGTAAATTGATTAAACGTAAATATCATGGTTTTATTCAATAG
- the rpmD gene encoding 50S ribosomal protein L30: MAELKITLKRSLIGRPQNQIDTCKALGLTKPHKQVVKPANDAIKGMVRTVSHLVEVEEI, translated from the coding sequence ATGGCAGAATTAAAAATCACTTTAAAACGTAGCTTAATCGGACGTCCTCAAAATCAAATCGATACATGTAAAGCATTAGGTTTAACAAAACCACATAAACAAGTGGTTAAACCAGCTAACGATGCGATTAAAGGTATGGTTCGTACAGTTTCTCACTTAGTTGAAGTAGAAGAAATTTAA
- the rplO gene encoding 50S ribosomal protein L15 — translation MELHTLKPAEGSRHVRNRVGRGQGSGNGKTSGRGQKGQKARSGGGVRLGFEGGQTPLFKRIAKRGFNNINRKEYVIVNLTDLNRFEDGAEVTPAALVEMGLVKKELSGVKILANGALERKLSVKAHKFSKVAKEAIEAAGGTVEVI, via the coding sequence ATGGAACTTCATACATTAAAACCAGCCGAAGGTTCACGTCACGTACGTAATCGTGTAGGTCGTGGTCAAGGTTCTGGAAACGGAAAAACATCTGGTCGTGGACAAAAAGGTCAAAAAGCACGTTCAGGCGGTGGTGTGAGATTAGGTTTTGAAGGGGGTCAAACTCCATTATTCAAACGTATTGCAAAACGTGGTTTCAATAATATCAACCGTAAAGAATATGTAATTGTGAATTTAACTGATTTAAACCGTTTTGAAGATGGTGCTGAAGTAACTCCAGCAGCATTAGTAGAAATGGGATTAGTGAAAAAAGAATTATCAGGTGTTAAAATTTTAGCTAATGGAGCATTAGAGAGAAAATTGTCTGTTAAAGCACACAAATTCTCAAAAGTAGCCAAAGAAGCAATTGAAGCTGCTGGTGGAACTGTTGAGGTGATTTAA
- the rpsM gene encoding 30S ribosomal protein S13, giving the protein MARIAGVDIPRDKRVVISLTYIYGIGKKTSQEILAAADVSEEIRVRDLSNEQLDRIRAEVDKLKVEGDLRREVSLNIKRLIEIGSYRGMRHRRGLPVRGQNTKNNARTRKGPAKAIAGKKK; this is encoded by the coding sequence ATGGCTCGTATTGCAGGTGTAGACATACCACGTGACAAACGTGTAGTAATTTCATTAACATATATTTATGGTATTGGAAAGAAAACTTCTCAAGAAATTTTAGCAGCAGCTGATGTTTCAGAAGAAATTCGTGTACGTGATTTATCAAACGAACAATTAGACCGTATTCGTGCGGAAGTAGATAAACTAAAAGTTGAAGGCGATCTTCGTCGTGAAGTGAGCTTAAACATTAAACGATTGATTGAAATTGGTTCTTATAGAGGCATGCGTCATCGTCGTGGTTTACCAGTTCGTGGACAAAACACTAAAAATAATGCGCGTACGCGTAAAGGCCCAGCAAAAGCAATTGCAGGTAAGAAAAAATAA
- a CDS encoding DNA-directed RNA polymerase subunit alpha, whose protein sequence is MIEIEKPKIETIEISEDAKFGKFVVEPLERGYGTTLGNSLRRILLSSLPGAAITDIQIEGVLHEFSTVPGVVEDVATMILNIKKLALKLNDVTEKTLELNIVGPAVVTAGDITPTSDVDILNPDLYICTVADGAHLKMNLSARAGRGYVRSEYNKREDMPIGVLPIDSIYTPVSRVNYQVENTRIGQKNIYDKLTLDVWTDGSISPEAAISLSAKILTEHLDVFVNLNEQARKVEIMVEKEDTHKEKMLEMTIEELDLSVRSYNCLKRAGINTVQELTDKTEAEMIKVRNLGRKSLEEVRNKLIELNLTLRQED, encoded by the coding sequence ATGATCGAAATTGAAAAACCTAAAATTGAGACGATTGAGATCAGCGAAGACGCCAAATTTGGTAAATTCGTTGTTGAACCACTAGAACGCGGTTACGGAACCACCCTTGGAAATTCACTACGTCGTATTTTGTTGTCTTCATTACCAGGAGCAGCTATTACAGATATACAAATTGAAGGTGTACTACATGAATTTTCAACAGTACCAGGTGTTGTTGAAGATGTAGCGACAATGATTTTAAATATCAAAAAGCTTGCATTGAAATTGAACGATGTAACAGAAAAAACATTAGAGTTGAATATTGTAGGTCCTGCTGTTGTAACAGCTGGTGACATTACACCAACAAGTGATGTTGATATCTTAAATCCAGATTTATACATTTGTACAGTCGCAGACGGCGCACATTTAAAAATGAATTTAAGTGCAAGAGCAGGTAGAGGATACGTACGTTCAGAGTACAATAAACGTGAAGATATGCCGATTGGTGTATTACCGATTGATTCCATTTACACTCCTGTTAGTCGTGTGAATTATCAAGTTGAAAACACTAGAATTGGTCAAAAAAATATTTATGATAAATTGACATTAGATGTTTGGACAGATGGTTCAATCAGTCCTGAAGCAGCGATTAGTTTATCAGCTAAAATTTTAACAGAGCATTTAGATGTGTTTGTCAACTTAAATGAACAAGCTCGTAAAGTTGAAATCATGGTAGAGAAGGAAGACACGCATAAAGAAAAAATGCTAGAAATGACGATTGAAGAGTTAGATTTATCTGTTCGTTCTTATAACTGTTTAAAACGTGCAGGTATCAACACTGTTCAAGAGTTAACTGATAAAACAGAGGCAGAAATGATTAAAGTGCGTAATCTTGGACGCAAATCTTTAGAAGAAGTGCGTAACAAACTAATTGAATTAAACTTGACATTACGTCAAGAAGATTAG